A window of Auraticoccus monumenti contains these coding sequences:
- a CDS encoding GNAT family N-acetyltransferase, with amino-acid sequence MDALPDLWPPYALTLTAGDLTLRVVREDDLPELVALVRSGVHDPATMPFDTPWTDADPEQLPLDYVRYQSSVKASFTSEAFTLELAVRVGGELVGVQGFSTRDYAVTRTGETGSWLARRFQGRGTGRRMRAALCAFLFDELGARRVTSSAFVDNPASLAVSRAVGYVPDGTQVKARRGEAALNQRLLLTPEALVRGEPVTATGAGPLLRMIGLAHHPPTSG; translated from the coding sequence GTGGACGCCCTTCCCGACCTCTGGCCGCCGTACGCCCTCACCCTCACCGCAGGTGACCTGACCCTGCGGGTGGTGCGCGAGGACGACCTGCCCGAGCTGGTCGCGCTGGTGCGCAGCGGCGTCCACGACCCGGCCACGATGCCGTTCGACACCCCCTGGACCGACGCCGACCCCGAGCAGCTGCCGCTGGACTACGTGCGCTACCAGAGCTCGGTCAAGGCCTCCTTCACCTCCGAGGCGTTCACCCTCGAGCTCGCCGTCCGGGTCGGCGGGGAGCTGGTCGGGGTGCAGGGGTTCTCCACCCGGGACTACGCGGTGACCCGCACCGGCGAGACGGGCTCCTGGCTGGCCCGCCGCTTCCAGGGCCGGGGCACCGGCAGGCGGATGCGGGCGGCGCTGTGCGCGTTCCTGTTCGACGAGCTGGGCGCGCGGCGGGTGACCTCCAGCGCCTTCGTCGACAACCCCGCCTCGCTGGCGGTGAGCCGGGCGGTCGGGTACGTCCCCGACGGCACCCAGGTCAAGGCGCGCCGCGGCGAGGCGGCGCTGAACCAGCGGCTGCTGCTGACGCCGGAGGCCCTGGTCCGCGGCGAGCCGGTGACCGCCACCGGGGCCGGGCCGCTGCTGCGGATGATCGGGCTGGCGCATCACCCTCCGACGTCGGGGTAG
- the hrpA gene encoding ATP-dependent RNA helicase HrpA yields MPDTVSLTLDPALPITSRADDITAALRDSQVVVVAGETGSGKTTQLPKLCLAMGRRAIGHTQPRRIAARSVAERVAEELGTELGQVVGYQVRFTRRSSSATRLKVMTDGILLAEIGHDPMLRRYDTIIIDEAHERSLNIDFLLGFLRQLLPQRPELKVVVTSATIDTARFAEHFADAEGRPAPIIEVSGRTFPVEVRYRPLRLEDRDPDEDEDDPDAAPASSAGERDQVDGIVDAVRELHAESDLTGGDVLVFLSGEREIRDAADALEALRLPHTEILPLYARLSAAEQHRVFSAHTGRRVVLSTNVAETSLTVPGIRYVVDTGTARISRWSARSKVQRLPIEPVSQASANQRAGRCGRVAPGICIRLYSEKDYLSRPEYTEPEILRTNLASVILQMASARLGDIADFPFVEAPASAQVADGVRLLTELGALDTTTARGSAVRLTRVGQRLARLPVDPRLGRMLLAAEDRGCLREVLVVVAGLSIQDPRERPAEERERADAMHRRFWLPVPEETAEGEEPPPPPEEPGSSDFLAWLHLWQYLRRRRRELSGNAFRRMCREEHLNFLRIREWQDLHAQLKEICGELDMTANSVDAGPDAVHGALLTGLLSQIGLLDVREEDTRARRAGGRGRAPMKEYLGARGVKFAIAPGSALSRRPPELVMAAELVETSRLWARTVATITSAQVEEVGAHLLKRQYSEPHWSERSASVMAYERVTLLGVPVVARRQVSYASIDPEESRRMFIQAALVEGRWHTRHHFFARNATVREEAEQLEERARRRDIVVDDETIAAFYDARVPADVVSGAHFDRWWREARREQPELLDLTLDDLVTDATSASGEDFPDTWVVAGHELAVDYVFDPGSGQDGVTVTVPVEVLNQLDEAPFSWQVPGLRRELATELIRGLPKQVRTRFVPAPDHATRALAWLQEQGVGHDVPFTTALGRALRALTGEIVPEDTWQAKPVPDHLRVRFEVPTPEGRRQGRDFAGLRQDLADTISRTLSTVSAEVVRSGQTSWTFGTVAAELQTERGGHKVVGYPALAEERDGDRFTVGLVVADTPGRQRRLHVLGLRRLVVLSTPDPTRWVVSHLSNTDKLALGHSPYPGVPALLADARTAAVGSLVAEAGPEAALTRDQASFERLCQRVRPDAAERMRDVVATTARVLATHQQVLRLLEGAAVPSWARDDVREQVANLVFAGFLSVTAHDHLLQLPRYLAAAEQRLRAAPLDPARDQRLHEEVAAVEDAYAELVARQPPGPLPPDVEEIGWQLEELRVSLFAQSLGTRGTVSRKRVLKAVQAAGSSSPVR; encoded by the coding sequence CTGCCGGACACCGTCTCGCTCACCCTGGACCCGGCCCTGCCGATCACCTCCCGCGCCGACGACATCACCGCCGCCCTGCGGGACTCCCAGGTGGTCGTGGTGGCGGGGGAGACCGGCTCCGGAAAGACCACCCAGCTGCCCAAGCTCTGCCTGGCCATGGGACGTCGCGCCATCGGGCACACCCAGCCCCGCCGGATCGCGGCCCGCAGCGTCGCCGAGCGGGTGGCCGAGGAGCTGGGCACCGAGCTCGGTCAGGTGGTCGGCTACCAGGTCCGTTTCACCCGCCGCTCCTCCTCCGCCACCCGGCTCAAGGTGATGACCGACGGCATCCTGCTGGCCGAGATCGGCCACGACCCGATGCTGCGCCGCTACGACACGATCATCATCGACGAGGCCCACGAGCGCAGCCTGAACATCGACTTCCTGCTCGGGTTCCTGCGCCAGCTGCTGCCCCAGCGGCCCGAGCTCAAGGTGGTGGTCACCTCCGCCACCATCGACACCGCCCGCTTCGCCGAGCACTTCGCCGACGCCGAGGGCCGTCCCGCCCCGATCATCGAGGTCTCCGGGCGGACCTTCCCGGTGGAGGTGCGCTACCGCCCGCTCCGGCTGGAGGACCGCGACCCCGACGAGGACGAGGACGACCCCGACGCCGCGCCCGCCTCGTCGGCGGGGGAGCGCGACCAGGTCGACGGCATCGTCGACGCGGTCCGCGAGCTGCACGCCGAGAGCGACCTGACCGGCGGCGACGTGCTGGTCTTCCTCTCCGGGGAGCGGGAGATCCGCGACGCCGCCGACGCGCTGGAGGCGCTGCGGCTGCCGCACACCGAGATCCTGCCGCTCTACGCCCGGCTGTCCGCCGCCGAGCAGCACCGGGTCTTCTCCGCCCACACCGGACGGCGGGTGGTGCTCTCCACCAACGTCGCCGAGACCTCGCTGACCGTGCCGGGGATCCGCTACGTGGTCGACACCGGCACCGCGCGGATCTCGCGCTGGTCGGCCCGCAGCAAGGTCCAGCGGCTGCCCATTGAGCCGGTCTCGCAGGCCTCGGCGAACCAGCGCGCCGGCCGCTGCGGGCGCGTCGCCCCCGGTATCTGCATCCGGCTGTACAGCGAGAAGGACTACCTCTCCCGGCCGGAGTACACCGAGCCGGAGATCCTGCGCACCAACCTGGCCTCGGTCATCCTGCAGATGGCCAGCGCCCGGCTGGGCGACATCGCCGACTTCCCCTTCGTCGAGGCGCCCGCCTCGGCGCAGGTCGCCGACGGTGTGCGGCTGCTGACCGAGCTCGGTGCCCTCGACACCACCACCGCCCGGGGGAGCGCGGTCCGGCTGACCCGGGTGGGTCAGCGCCTGGCCCGGCTGCCGGTGGACCCCCGGCTGGGCCGGATGCTGCTGGCCGCGGAGGACCGTGGCTGCCTGCGCGAGGTGCTGGTCGTGGTGGCGGGGCTGTCCATCCAGGACCCCCGCGAGCGCCCGGCCGAGGAGCGGGAGCGTGCCGACGCGATGCACCGGCGCTTCTGGCTGCCGGTGCCGGAGGAGACCGCGGAGGGGGAGGAGCCGCCGCCCCCGCCGGAGGAGCCGGGCAGCTCGGACTTCCTGGCCTGGCTGCACCTGTGGCAGTACCTGCGACGGCGCCGGCGGGAGCTCTCCGGCAACGCCTTCCGCCGGATGTGCCGCGAGGAGCACCTCAACTTCCTGCGGATCCGGGAGTGGCAGGACCTGCACGCCCAGCTCAAGGAGATCTGCGGCGAGCTGGACATGACCGCCAACTCCGTCGACGCCGGCCCCGACGCCGTGCACGGGGCCCTGCTCACCGGGCTGCTCTCCCAGATCGGGCTGCTCGACGTGCGCGAGGAGGACACCCGGGCCCGGCGTGCCGGGGGCCGCGGCCGGGCGCCGATGAAGGAGTACCTGGGCGCCCGCGGGGTGAAGTTCGCCATCGCCCCCGGTTCGGCGCTCAGCCGCCGCCCACCCGAGCTGGTGATGGCCGCGGAGCTGGTGGAGACCAGCCGGCTCTGGGCCCGGACGGTGGCCACCATCACCTCGGCCCAGGTCGAGGAGGTGGGTGCCCACCTGCTCAAGCGCCAGTACTCCGAGCCGCACTGGTCCGAGCGCTCGGCCTCGGTGATGGCCTACGAGCGCGTCACCCTGCTCGGCGTTCCGGTGGTGGCCCGGCGCCAGGTCTCCTACGCCTCGATCGACCCCGAGGAGTCGCGGCGGATGTTCATCCAGGCGGCCCTGGTGGAGGGCCGCTGGCACACCCGGCACCACTTCTTCGCCCGCAACGCCACCGTCCGGGAGGAGGCCGAGCAGCTGGAGGAGCGCGCACGCCGGCGCGACATCGTGGTCGACGACGAGACCATCGCCGCCTTCTACGACGCCCGGGTGCCCGCCGACGTCGTCTCCGGCGCGCACTTCGACCGCTGGTGGCGCGAGGCCCGCCGCGAGCAGCCGGAGCTGCTCGACCTCACCCTGGACGACCTGGTCACCGACGCCACCAGCGCGTCGGGGGAGGACTTCCCCGACACCTGGGTGGTGGCCGGGCACGAGCTGGCGGTGGACTACGTCTTCGACCCCGGCTCCGGTCAGGACGGCGTCACCGTCACGGTGCCGGTGGAGGTGCTCAACCAGCTCGACGAGGCGCCCTTCAGCTGGCAGGTGCCCGGTCTGCGCCGCGAGCTGGCCACCGAGCTGATCCGCGGTCTGCCCAAGCAGGTGCGGACGCGTTTCGTGCCCGCTCCCGACCACGCCACCCGCGCGCTCGCCTGGCTGCAGGAGCAGGGGGTCGGGCACGACGTCCCCTTCACCACCGCCCTCGGGCGCGCGCTGCGGGCCCTGACCGGCGAGATCGTCCCGGAGGACACCTGGCAGGCCAAGCCCGTCCCGGACCACCTGCGGGTGCGCTTCGAGGTCCCCACCCCGGAGGGACGCCGGCAGGGCCGCGACTTCGCCGGCCTCCGCCAGGACCTCGCCGACACCATCAGCCGCACCCTCAGCACCGTCTCGGCCGAGGTGGTGCGCAGCGGGCAGACCAGCTGGACGTTCGGCACCGTCGCCGCGGAGCTGCAGACCGAGCGCGGCGGGCACAAGGTCGTCGGCTACCCGGCGCTGGCGGAGGAGCGCGACGGCGACCGGTTCACCGTCGGCCTGGTGGTGGCCGACACGCCCGGGCGCCAGCGCCGCCTGCACGTCCTCGGGCTGCGCCGACTGGTGGTCCTGAGCACCCCCGACCCCACCCGCTGGGTGGTCTCCCACCTGTCCAACACCGACAAGCTCGCCCTCGGCCACAGCCCGTACCCCGGCGTCCCGGCGCTGCTGGCCGACGCCCGCACCGCCGCCGTCGGCAGCCTGGTCGCCGAGGCCGGCCCCGAGGCCGCGCTGACCCGGGACCAGGCCTCCTTCGAGCGGCTCTGCCAGCGGGTCCGCCCCGACGCCGCCGAGCGGATGCGCGACGTCGTCGCCACCACCGCGCGGGTGCTGGCCACCCACCAGCAGGTGCTCCGGTTGCTGGAGGGCGCGGCCGTGCCGTCCTGGGCCCGCGACGACGTCCGCGAGCAGGTGGCCAACCTGGTCTTCGCCGGGTTCCTCTCCGTCACCGCCCACGACCACCTGCTGCAGCTGCCGCGCTACCTGGCCGCCGCCGAGCAGCGGCTCCGCGCCGCCCCGCTGGACCCCGCCCGCGACCAGCGTCTGCACGAGGAGGTCGCCGCGGTGGAGGACGCCTACGCCGAGCTGGTGGCCCGCCAGCCGCCGGGGCCGCTGCCCCCGGACGTGGAGGAGATCGGCTGGCAGCTGGAGGAGCTGCGGGTCAGCCTGTTCGCCCAGTCCCTCGGCACCCGCGGGACGGTCTCGCGCAAGCGGGTCCTCAAGGCGGTGCAGGCCGCCGGCTCCTCGTCCCCGGTTCGCTGA